In the Armatimonas rosea genome, one interval contains:
- a CDS encoding NIL domain-containing protein, whose amino-acid sequence MTTETIRVQLNFPLAEATKPIIWHFAHDWDLKFSIRKANIDSKIGGYTVLDLTGTRANIDAALEWAATEGIEVQVGGATGEDEWVIGR is encoded by the coding sequence GTGACTACTGAGACCATCCGCGTGCAGCTTAACTTCCCGCTGGCCGAGGCCACCAAGCCCATTATCTGGCACTTCGCCCACGACTGGGACCTGAAGTTCTCCATCCGCAAGGCCAATATCGACTCCAAGATCGGCGGCTACACCGTACTGGACCTGACCGGTACCCGCGCCAATATCGACGCCGCCCTGGAGTGGGCCGCGACCGAGGGAATTGAGGTTCAGGTGGGTGGGGCGACCGGTGAAGACGAGTGGGTGATTGGCAGATGA
- a CDS encoding ABC-F family ATP-binding cassette domain-containing protein, producing the protein MLTAEKIYKSFGPQDVLKDITLQLGDRDRIGVVGLNGQGKSTLIKILAGLEEPDKGVVHRHGSTVGYLNQESQCRLGVTVGEEMRSAFPDMADVEARLIAASQAMAGDASKSDVAALNKATDDLTKLEAHTMDARIGRVLSGLRFELDAVDRLTDTYSGGWQMRIAMAKLLLQEPDYLFLDEPTNHLDTEAKFWLMYDYIPSYPGTVICISHDVEFLNLTSEEIWEVKDMEVNKFKGNYDDYVRLDDERYQRELKAYDAQQREIADWKEFVQRWRGNKSKAGMVESRVKQLEKIDILPKPKERPKTIYLQFPEPPREAPEPISIEDVYKSYGEKNVLNGITLPMVRQDKIALTGPNGAGKSTLLKLVAGVEQPTKGRIIVNPKTEIGYFAQHQAEALLPQRTVYEETLAGIDPKMEELARGLLARLQFRGDDAPFKKIGVLSGGERARVALAKFLLRPANFYLLDEPTNHLDPLAREVLIEALKKFEGTILMSTHDQLLIDTVATGIFDMSDGQFTMVLDPATERIKRVNV; encoded by the coding sequence ATGTTGACCGCTGAAAAAATATATAAATCGTTTGGGCCGCAGGACGTGCTCAAAGATATCACTCTGCAACTTGGGGACCGCGACCGGATCGGTGTCGTCGGGCTCAACGGGCAGGGTAAGTCCACTCTGATTAAGATTCTCGCCGGGCTTGAGGAGCCAGACAAGGGCGTGGTGCACCGCCACGGCTCGACAGTCGGGTACCTCAACCAGGAGTCCCAGTGCCGCCTGGGAGTGACGGTCGGGGAGGAGATGCGCTCCGCCTTCCCCGATATGGCCGATGTCGAGGCACGGCTCATCGCCGCGTCGCAGGCAATGGCCGGGGACGCCAGCAAGTCCGATGTCGCCGCGCTCAACAAAGCCACCGACGACCTGACGAAGCTGGAGGCGCACACCATGGACGCTCGCATTGGGCGGGTGCTCTCGGGGTTGCGCTTTGAGCTGGATGCCGTGGACCGCCTCACCGATACCTACTCGGGGGGGTGGCAGATGCGAATCGCCATGGCCAAGCTCCTGCTACAAGAGCCCGACTACCTCTTCCTCGACGAGCCCACCAACCACCTGGACACCGAGGCTAAGTTCTGGCTGATGTACGACTACATCCCCAGCTACCCCGGCACCGTGATCTGCATCTCCCACGATGTGGAGTTCCTTAATCTCACTAGCGAGGAGATCTGGGAGGTCAAGGACATGGAGGTCAATAAGTTCAAGGGCAACTACGACGACTACGTGCGCCTAGACGACGAGCGCTACCAGCGTGAGCTCAAGGCCTACGATGCCCAGCAGCGTGAGATCGCGGACTGGAAAGAGTTTGTCCAGCGCTGGCGTGGCAATAAGTCTAAGGCGGGAATGGTCGAGAGCCGTGTCAAGCAGCTCGAAAAGATCGACATCCTTCCCAAGCCCAAGGAGCGCCCCAAGACCATCTACCTCCAGTTCCCCGAGCCGCCGCGTGAGGCCCCGGAGCCGATCAGTATCGAGGATGTCTACAAGTCCTACGGCGAGAAGAATGTCCTCAATGGCATCACGCTCCCGATGGTACGCCAGGACAAGATTGCCCTCACCGGCCCCAACGGCGCGGGAAAGTCCACGCTCCTGAAGCTCGTGGCGGGAGTCGAGCAGCCGACCAAGGGGAGGATCATTGTCAACCCCAAGACCGAGATTGGCTACTTCGCCCAGCACCAGGCTGAGGCGCTCCTGCCGCAGCGCACGGTCTACGAGGAGACGCTGGCGGGGATCGATCCCAAGATGGAGGAGCTCGCCCGTGGCCTGCTGGCGCGCCTGCAGTTCCGCGGCGACGATGCACCCTTCAAGAAGATCGGGGTTCTCTCCGGTGGGGAGCGTGCCCGTGTGGCGCTCGCCAAGTTCCTGTTGCGCCCCGCCAACTTCTATCTTCTGGATGAGCCCACGAACCACCTGGACCCACTCGCCCGTGAGGTGCTGATCGAGGCGCTCAAGAAGTTCGAGGGGACGATCCTCATGTCGACCCACGACCAGCTCCTGATCGACACGGTCGCCACCGGCATCTTCGACATGTCCGACGGCCAGTTCACCATGGTCCTCGACCCCGCCACCGAGCGCATTAAACGCGTCAACGTGTGA